The genome window AGGGGCCCAGAGGCAGGACCAGAACATGCTTCCTCATGGCTTCAATGTGGGATCTCTTCTCCAGTTCCCCATTCCCAGTAAGGTAATCAGTAACTGATCAGTCCCCCACCTGCTACCTTGATTGCCCAGGCCCCCTTCTTGGACATAGGTATAACACACTAGCAAATACTGGGGGGGATTGTAGAGTGGTCCCCTACAATCCCTCCTGCCTTCTAGAGAAAGGGGCTGCTTCTTTGAATCAGGGTGCTTCAGGTCTACATGCACATCACCAGCACCCTCACCTAAGTTTTGTACCACTTAGgactccccccttcccctgcaaaCCAGCTCCACTGGTGCATTTTTACCCACCTAGAGTTGCTTTACTTCAGAGGTCCACATCAGAAGAACCATCTCCAGAAGGTTTCCTGCTGGAGCAGCGGCTCTCAACAGGAACTGGTCTGCAAAGTGGGAACATCCTTCGCAAACTGAGACCTAAAATTGAGATGAAATTAGCACTGATAAACTTACTAACAGAGGCAGGCCCTCCCTGCTTGGATGAACCCCACACTTTCAGAAGAGGGTGGCATCATTTCTGCAGAATGCTTGAGTAGCCTCAAGTAACACACTGAACTGTCAGGCACAAGCCCAAGCGATGGCGTGAGCCAGCACTGAAATAATGAGAAGCTGATCTATAGCTTTTCCCCTCTGGTTTATTAAATGAATGCTCCACATACCACTTCCCACTGActggagacagagagaaaatccCAGGACAGTAACTCATCATCCTTTCTTCCCCTGAGAAGAGTCAAGGCTGTGGCTATGTATGGATGTTGTGAAGTGATAAAGTTGCTGCGGCTTCGCGAGTTACCACGCATCAGCTGAACCGTGCCATCTGACCGCACGCGCACTCCCGGCTCCCTGCAACTGGGTGGTAAAACATGTTTGCTCACGATGGGGCTGGAGCAGGTACACCGTCGGCGGGCTCCAGATAAGCACGCTCTGCTGATAAGCAGTGCCTCATTAAGCCCCAGGACTCAACGGCTTGCAACACAATCCTTGGCCCAGAAGTCTCTCTACTCTTTTCAAGTTGTAGCCCTCAGTCATGGAACCAGCAATGGGAAATCGCTCTGGGAAAGTGGTCAAGATTGAATTAATTCCTGCACGTAGaatggagaggaaggagggtCAGGGACCATGCCAAAGAGAAGGAATGGAAGAAGCACCGGCCCACCATGTTGCTGAGTACAACCTCAGCATAGCCGTGCCTGGTCGAGGATAGTGCAGATGACACATGGAGATGACTCAGGCAATGCAACAAGAGTGCTCTGAATTCTGCTGGGGTCAGAGCCCACAGACACAAGTTATGGCACCATTTGGGCTTTCCAAGACTGCAGCAAGGCCTTACCCTGGGCACGGGGCACGATCTAATGTAAAAAACATGTCAGGCCCACCCTTGACTCCACTAAGCAGGACCAGGCTTCCTCTTTGGCTTCATACCTCAAAAAAAGAGTGGTTTTATGAGATTCCTGCCCCTCACCACCACCCAGAAGCTGGTTGTGTTCTTGCCTGAATCTTGATTTAGCCTCAAGCCCCAACCTGAGGCTCAGAAAAGCTGGATACAAACCCAGCTGTCTGAATCTTCCTTCAGCTCTGTCTCGCAGTCTCTGGAGTCCCTCCCAGCCAGCACTCCTCAGAGCCACCCCATCTCCCATCCCACAGCCATCCTCCATGCTGAGGCTGACACACGGGATCACTGCATGGGACACATGgaccctccctcctgcccacggAGCTGGGAATCCATACCATTTAAGCCTTTTCTGCTCAACATTCACAGCTGCAAAAACAGCAGGCAAACTCCTGACCTCCCAAAACTAAACACCAAACACctacctcctctctcctctggtCCACCCAGATGCTCTTGGGGTGGCAGCTATACCCATTTAGGACAGGTTTTCCTTATCAAGATGTTGCCCTTATATTTTGAGAGGTGAGGAGACATTCTTTGGGGcaaattttctatttatttttcaatcttGTTCTGAAGGCAGGCAAGTCCCTCTGTTGCCTCCTCAGCAGGAGGTCAGCCCAATGTGCCCATCCCTGGGCCGTGCTCCCCAGGAATACGGCTCCAGGGGCGAGCACAGCGTCCCCTCCAATAGGGCTGCCTCAGGGGGAGGCATCCAATGACAGTTTGACTGGTGGAGCGAAGCGTGACTTGTGTTTGTTTGGATAGTCAAAGGACTTGGAACAAATGTCTCTGACTTATGTTGGTTTAGATAAAAGGACCTCGGCCTCATCACGGGATCAACAGGGCTGGTGAGAAATGACTTGTGTAGAGCCCCTCTTCCCTCAGactcttttaaaacagaagaaaacatagtaataataataacaacaacaacaacaataataataattattattatttaggttggaaaagacctttaaagatcatcgagtccaaccctaAACCTaacattgccaagtccaccgctaaaccatgtccctaagtgccacatctacatgtctttcaaatacctccagggatggtgactcaaccactttcttgggcagcctgttccagtccttgacaaccctttcagtgaagaaatttttcctagtatccaatataataataatagaagaaaattttcaTAACTCTGAGATGCTCACTCCTTTCTGGACCAGGCACACTGGGGTGCCAAAAGCAAGGTCAGGGATTGGGGCCGCAAGTCTGGGGTCACTTGTGGTCTGGATGACCAAAAGTTTGGAGCATTTTGCTGCTTGGTGCCTTGTGTTTTGCTTCCCATCCTGACCTGGCTGACAACCCCTGCCCTTGCAGACCCAATGCCTGGCTCAGAAGGAAGAGCAGGCTGGACGTGGTGGTGGTGTCTGGAGCAGAGGGACAATGGGGGACAGGGGACCACCGCATCCATATCCATCTAGCATACTGAAGCAcctaatgaagaaaaaggaaggagggggTGGGTAGAAGAGAAAATCCCAAAGATCCTTGGATAATAAGCACCATTAAGGTTAGTCTGTCTCATGAttgtttcttattaaaaagaGACTGTACTTTATCTGTGCAGGATATGCTGTTTGGATGAGGGAATTAGCAGAGTGACTGCCTCCATATCATCTAATTAGCAAAAATGTTGATAAGCAGATACAATCACATACGATTAGGATCCTTTTAAAAAGCCACTCCATTAATTAAATAGACAGAAAGGCCGCCTCCAGCCCTCGCGTGCCACTGATtagaatacaaatatttacacTAATCTCACCTCCATCAGCCATGGGACACTTTTGAGTATTTTTAGTGACATCAGATTACTATTGATTTTCATCCCCAATGTCAGACCATTTTGTTAGTATCTGAAAGTGCTGCCTTCAGTTTCGGATGCTTTAAATCATGTTAAGGGTTTATCTTAATGACGCTGCTGATAACCACTGTTCAGGTCACTCGTACTTTCTCTTCAAAGAACACAGTCTGGGctggtttttattgtttgtaCTTGAGATTTAAGATACgaaaaacatttctcatttcaAAGCCTTGGTTTCTAGGGATGGGCTGCCAGGCTAGTTTGGGTCTAGTTACTTGACGTGAGCATGTCTCTctcatttccctttctccctgcctctcctccaccctttcttctttccttgcaAACCCTTTTGGCTCACAGCAGTGGCCTTTCTTGAACGGCTGCTAATCTCTGAcgcctgctgcaggcagcagacagACAGGCAGTGAGCGTCCTCCGTTTGGGGATGACTGGAGAAAAACACTCCCTACTTTTCAGATAGGTAGGATGCATTAAATCCAAGACAGATAATCCAGTGCGCCAGCTAGTCTGAGATGGGCACTCATCATCAAAAGCAAGCACGGGATGAGACGCTTTGCAAAGAGACAGCACAAGGCAGAGTAACCTCCTTCCTTCCGTGCACAGTCCCACTCCCTGCAGTAGATAACTGGCCTGAGACCCTCCAACAGGGTTTTCTGAcatcccattttcctttctgggTAACAGAGAGTAGGAACAGCAATGTCTCTTGAAAGTTCTGCCAAGCATCTGCAAATGGATCACGATGGCAGTGGCTAAGAGCTATTGGCATCTTTCAGTGGCTTGTGGGTGGTAAGCTTGAATCTGCCTCAAGTCCAATGGACAATCCTAAAAAAAACACTAGCCCAAATTAATGAGTCCCCTTGGGGAAGATTTCAAGCAAAGCACTACAGTGTGAACGAGCCATGAAGCCTTAGCTCTCTCCTCAGTGTAAAGCAGCACTTTGGGATGATTTGGGAGTGCAAAGAGCCCTCTGAGTTCAAATGCGCAGAGGCAGCTTGCTGCTGGGCCTGGATTAAGTTTTGCCATTGGTACAGTAGAAACAACacccagcagaaaaataattcacgTGGCACAACCACCCTGTAGTTAAGAAGACTTCCTCTGTGTAAAAGGAGGCAAAAGCCAAGACCTCCCCAACGAGGTGAGCCCATGGGACCATGAGCTCCTTCGTTGCTTTGCACTTCCCTTCAGCTCCAGCCTCCAGACCAGCACTGTGCTGCCTTACTGCAACTTTTACTGCCAGAATATGACAAGCACCTCCATACTACTGACCCATCACTGACCAGtgagaaaaatagcaaaacaaagccCTTCCCAAACACACGTCAGCTCAATcgcctttcttccttcttctgtcACATTGCTTTCTACAGGCTGACAGGGCTGCCCTTTGGCTTCATGGCCCCACACGTATGATGCATGGTAGGACAGCAGCCAGCTCATACGCTGTGCATATGCTCTTTGGTCTGGCTGGCTCTTGACTCCTTCCCAAAGTGTGGAATAATGGAAATGAGGGCAGTGATCTGCAACACATGCTGCCATTAGTAGGTGTTTACAACACTGTGTTACAGACTGATGAGTTCTCCTTACTGGCACTTCCTTGGAGACCTCCTTCATGCCACAATTCCCTGTGAGGACACTGCATTTCCCACAGGAATTGCAAATCCAGGGAACAGAAACAGATGCAGGATAACCCCAGACTGGATCATCAAAGTTCAGCTCCTCAGGCTGAACTTCTCTGTGTTGAGTTCATGGGGCTTCCCTGTTGTACATGTGCACGCCTTGGGACAGATATTCAAAAAAGCATGTACCAAAGAGGCTAAGGTTGTTAATGAGCTTAATTCTGGGCATTTATTTGGTACCAACATGAGAGCTAAGTTCTTCTGGAAGTGTTAGGTTTGGCTATAAATTCAAAAGAGATCATGATGGTCATCTAATCATGATTTTAGGAAAAGGGTCTCCACTGGGTTTAAAAATTGCCATATAAGGAGGTTCAAACGATTCATTACCGTCATAAAGAAGTATGTGCAACATATTTTGAGTTTAAGTTTGGCTAATGCCACCTTCCAACTGTTTTGTCTGGGAGCCTGAAGATCCCTGTGCCATTGAATTTCTGTTCCATGCAGGTTCTTACAGACTATGATGAAGCTGGCATTGAACTTCCTCTTAATACCAAGACACTTTCCCTGAGTATCTCACTCCAGAGCCTATTTTCCAAACCCTTAATAACATTTTATGGCtcttccctgagccttctccaaTTTATCAACACTCTTCCCAAATTGTGGATAGCCAAACTGCAAACAGCTTTCCTATAGCTGCTGCTATAGGGGTAATATGCCCCATAGGTATAATGTGACCTCACTACACCGGACTGCACATGAAACCACACTGAGTATCTGAGAATCACACCTTTGCGCAGGTACAGGCAAAAAATAATCTGGCAAAGTCATACATCACAGCTACGTTGGGTAACTACAATGTCACGTGTATGATCTACTTTTAGAAACATGCTGCCAGTGACAACCAAATCCACCCTAGAATGAAGTCAGGTGAACTGACCAATGATTGGCTGAGCACCCTCTGACATCACAATATCACGATTTGTGAACAACAGGCTTAAAAAGAAAGGATACGGTCAAGCAGCACTGTGTGGCCTTGTGGTGCAAAAGGACAGAGCAGATCAAGGGATGAACTGAGCGTCTACCCACCCCCGAGGAGCGCAGCAGCATTAGGTGTCCAGGAGTCTCTGCATGCTGACCATCCCTGAGCTTCACGTCCTTGGTGGGAGAGAGGTACCAGGCATCTTCCAAACAGCCCCACCTTTCCTTTGAGATGGGGGATTACTACAAAGTGCTGGGACTGCAAGAAAGTGCCTCACAGGATGACATTAAGAAATCCTACCACAAACTGGCACTAAAATGGCATCCGGATAAGAATCCCAGCAACAAGGAGGAAGCCGAAGAGAAATTCAAAGCAGTTGCTGAGGCATACAAGGTTTTGTCCGACCCTCGGAAGCGATCCGTCTATGACAGGTCTGTTAAGAAGAGCAGATCCCACCAAGGAAGAAGTGCCCCAAGGGGTCATAATGGCTCCTTTGGTTCCCCTTACGTATTCCCTGTCCACAAAGAGCTCTTTAGGGAAGTCTTTGGAGGGGTGGATCCCTTTGTACGTGTTTTCTGGGACTCCTTCGACAACATCAGAAATAATGGTGAAAACTGGCACAGGacaagtggaagaggaagaagctCCAGCCTGTTTTCTGACTTTGGGAAGACATTTATACTATTAAATTCATGCAGCTGCAGCGAGCAGCCCACCTCCTCCTTTGCTGAGGACACAGCTGGGCCACACAGTGTCAGAATAGTGTTAACCTCTACTGAATGGATCAACGGCAAGAGGATCACCACGCGGAAAATCATCGAGAACGGGCAGGAGAGAACAGAAGTGGAAGAAAACGGCCAGCTGAGGTCTGTGACAATAAATGGGAAAGACCACCTGAAGTTATAATGTCCCCCAGCACAAGCATTAACTGTAAGCTGTGGGACGTGCTCTCATTGCTCAATGGATGGGATCTACTACAAGCAGTATTAATAAATGCTGAGTTAATGACACAACCGAGGTAGACTTCTCAATGGTTGGGAACAAATACTTTACAGGTAAAGATATGTAGTTATGAAAAACTAAGGAGCAGGACTCTACTGATAGATAGTGCTTGTTCAGGTTAAATAGGTATAGCAGATATACGTGAAAGCAACCTTGCCAGTTTGCCAAAGAGATCAAGTTGATTAATATAGCAAGAGGAGATAGTCTGGTTGATGAACACATAAGAGAGCTGTTGACCAGCTATAGGTCCTCTTCCCGCTCCTTGAAATACCAATTTTGAAGTCTACTAGCTGGAAGAATAGAGACTTGTATGACCCTCAAACACAACCCCAAGGCTGAGCAAAGAATATCCTACCTTTGGTGAACAAGatgcatattcattaaaaaaagtctttgtacACAGCCAAGAAGGTGGGGGAGGTTCAGTGAGTCCTGCAGAGCCTAGAGGAGAGCAACTGGCATAGGAAAAaccaaaggaaggaagaaaatgtcattCCTCCATGTAGAAGAAAATGGGGGCTTTCTTGGGAATGCTCTGCAAATTATGACCAGAAACCCTGACAGAAGCACTGTGTAGCTCAGGTGCTGAAAGtgagcagggaggaggtgaATTTGGCTCTTGGACTGGGACAACCTACAGTCCCTTTCTGCTTGGAGTCATTCAAACAGAAAGAGCTAAATTCAAACCATGAGCAGATTCCAAGGGGCCGAGTTAGCTCCCTCTTTGTGCAAAGCTGGATGCGGGGACTTAGATGGTGCTTTAGCATCCTTATTGTCTTGCTCACAGCTGCAAGAGCCAGTTCACAATGCATTTCTTGCACAGCCTGCCAGCATGCTGCTTTCGTCCTCCACTGAGCTAGGGAACACGCTCCCCACGTTTCCACCCTCCCCCTGTGCTGACATGAACTGCTGAGCCTTGTTTCTTGCTTGGCCAGATCACCTTAGGCATTTAAACTCTTACATGCCTCTTATATTCAGTCCCACACTACATCCCCTTGAGTTTCCCAGCTTGCCCTGCCCACTGATGTCTCCCTGGAGACTGGAACTAGCTTTCAGGGACATTTTCACTCTAATCCAGATCGCAATTGCTGCCTGCGTTTGGGCAGGTCTTTGCATCTGTTTCCTCtgctgtaaaatgggaataacaGACTCCCATGCTTTGAAGGAGACTGTGAGGTAGTGATACTAGCAAAGGACTCCAAACATTAAGCAGTAAGTTAAATTAGACACTCCTTAATCAAAAccttttacttttgaaaagaaaaatgtagcttAAGTCACCTTCCTTAGCAACTGATGCCATGTCCAGCTTG of Nyctibius grandis isolate bNycGra1 chromosome 10, bNycGra1.pri, whole genome shotgun sequence contains these proteins:
- the DNAJB8 gene encoding dnaJ homolog subfamily B member 8, which encodes MGDYYKVLGLQESASQDDIKKSYHKLALKWHPDKNPSNKEEAEEKFKAVAEAYKVLSDPRKRSVYDRSVKKSRSHQGRSAPRGHNGSFGSPYVFPVHKELFREVFGGVDPFVRVFWDSFDNIRNNGENWHRTSGRGRSSSLFSDFGKTFILLNSCSCSEQPTSSFAEDTAGPHSVRIVLTSTEWINGKRITTRKIIENGQERTEVEENGQLRSVTINGKDHLKL